ACGGCAGCACCTGGGCGCTGGCGCGGATGAACATGTTCCTGCATGGTGCCGACAGCGCCCGTATTGAATGGTGCGACACCCTCAACAGTCCGGCTTTGGTGGAAAATGACCGTTTGATGAAGTTCAACGTCGTGGTGGCAAATCCACCCTTTTCCCTCGACAAGTGGGGTGCCGAAAATGCCGAAAGCGACCGCTATAACCGCTTCTGGCGCGGTGTACCGCCCAAATCAAAGGCTGACTGGGCATTCATCAGCCACATGGTTGAATCGGCACTGGAAAAGGAAGGGCGGGTTTCTGTTGTCGTGCCCCATGGCGTGCTGTTCAGAGGCGCAGCCGAAGGGCGCATACGGCAGAAGATGATCGAAGAGAATCTGCTGGATGCCGTTATCGGCCTGCCGGGCAATCTCTTCACCACCACCTCCATTCCGGTGGCAATCCTGGTTTTTGACCGCAGCCGCGAAAAAGGGGGAGCCAATCAGGGGCGCAAGGACGTGCTCTTTGTGGATGCCAGCCGTGATTATCTGCCGGGCAAAAACCAGAACTCCCTTTCTGAAGAACATATCCAGAAAATTGTCGATACGGTTACTGCTCGGCAGGATGTTGATAAATACGCCCATGTGGCCTCCTTCGACGAGATCAAGGAAAACGACTTCAACCTGAACATTCCCCGCTATGTGGACACCTTCGAGGAGGAGGCGGAGATCGATATCGATGCCGTGCAGGCGGAGATCGAGCAGTTGGAGGGTGAACTGGTGACAGTGCGGGCCAAAATGGCGGCGATGCTGAAGGAGATCGAGCGATGACCCAACAGCAGGCAGGAGAGATTCTTTTCTACCAGACCGAAGACGGACGCATCCGGCTGGAATGCCGCTTTGAGGACGAATCGCTGTGGCTGACCCAGGCTGCTATGGCTGAGCTGTATCAGGTCACGCCTCAGAACGTTACATTGCATCTGAAAGCGATCTACGAGGAAGGCGAACTGGAGCAGACAACAACCTGTAAGGATTACTTACAAGTTCAATCAGAAGGCGGGCGCGAGGTCTCCCGGACCCGGAAGTTTTACAATTTGGACGCGATCCTGGCCGTTGGCTACCGGGTCCGCTCCCACCGGGGCACCCAGTTCCGCAGGTGGGCCACTGACCGGCTGAAAGAATATCTTGTCAAGGGCTTCACCATGGACGACGAGCGGCTGAAGAATCCGCCCGTGGCCGGCTCGGCCGTTCCTGATTATTTCGACGAGATGCTGGCCCGTATCCGCGACATCCGTGCCAGCGAACGCCGGATGTATCTGCGGGTGAAAGAGATTTTCACCCTGGCCGGTGATTATGACCCGTCTTGGCCGGAGACTACCAAGTTCTTCAGCGTTATTCAGAACAAGCTGCATTTTGCCGCAACCGGCATGACTGCTCCGGAGCTTATCCACAGCCGTGCCGACCATACCAAAGCAAATATGGGGCTCACGAGCTTCAAAGCTGGTGAGGTTCGCAAAACCGATGTAACCATTGCCAAAAACTATCTGACTGAGAAAGAAATTGATGAACTGAACCGGATCGTGGTCATGTGGCTGGATTACGCCGAAGATCAGGCCCGGCGGCGCAAGCAGGTGTTCATGAAGGACTGGGAGCAGAAGCTGGATGAGTTTCTGCGTTTCAATGACCGGCGGGTGCTGGAAAATGCCGGTTCGGTCAGCAAAAAGCATGCGGAAACCCATGCCCGTGATGAGTATGACCAGTTTGCCCAACGGCGGCGGGAGCATAAGGAAGCTGTTGGGGAGGAAGAGTCGATAAAGGCGCTGGAGGAAGCGGCGCGGGTGTTTGGTGGTGGGCAGAAGAAGGTTGGGGGTGGGGAATGAGTAACCATTCTTGGCCAATGAAGAAAATCGGAGATCTGTTTGATGTTCAACTGGGTAAAATGCTTAACGAAAAAGCCAAACAGGGCAATTTGTTACCATATTTAGCTAACTTTAATGTCAGGTGGGGTTCATTCGATCTCACACGACTAAACGAGATGACTTTTTCTGAAAAGGAACGAAAGAAGTTCTCTCTTGAGCGTGGCGACTTACTCATGTGCGAAGGTGGAGAAATCGGTCGATGTGCCGTTTGGGAAGAGGCATATCAACCAATTTATTTCCAAAAAGCGCTACATCGACTTCGCCCTTTAAGTCGCGGCACCAATGCAGAATTTTACTGCTACTTCATGCAGTATATTGCCTCAAAAGGTGACTTGCCAAAGCTGGTTGGCGAAACGAGTATCGCTCACCTTACAAGAGAAAAACTTCTTTGCTTACGCGTTCCTGCCCCTCCACTCCCCGAACAAACCGCCATCGCCTCCCTGCTCTCCATCTGGGATCTTGCCATCGAAAAAACCGAGCGGCTGATTGCGGCCAAGGAGAAGCAGTATTTAGGCCTGCTCAGCCGCTTGATAACAAATGGCAGATATCCACACAGCCATATTCGGGAGTTTGCCACTGAAGTTTCACGGCGGAACAGTGGTGCGGCAATCGTACAAGTTCTCAGCGTCACCAACCGTAATGGTTTTGTCCTTCCAGAAGATCAATTTGAACGTCAGGTTGCCAGCAGTGACCTGAGCAATTACAAGGTTGTTACCAACGGGCAGTATGCCTACAACCCTTCCCGTATTAATGTCGGATCAATTGCACGGCTGGATAATTGGAACATCGGCGTTCTCAGCCCGATGTATGTAGTTTTCAAGCTTGATGAAGCGAAGGTCAATTCTGATTTTTTTCTTCATTGGCTTGAATCGCATGAAGCCAAGCAGCGAATCAGCAAGAGCGCTCAAGGCAGTGTGCGCGAGACCGTCAGCTTTACAGACCTCGCAGCAATTCCGTTTCCTCTTCCATTCATTGACCAGCAAAAACAGATCGCCGCCATCCTCACCACCGCTCGCCAGGAAATCGACCTACTGAAAAAACAGGCCGAAGCCTATCGCAGACAGAAGCGCGGACTGATGCAGCGGCTGTTGACCGGGGAATGGCGGGTGAAGGTCTCGTAGGGTTTGGCGGGGGTTGTTGTGGACATGGTGGACAGCATGGACTTTGTGGACGGAGTGGACAGATTTGTGTGTGGGAGGTTGTATGGGTGGGGGTGAGGGGTTGATTCCCAGGCATGGCGGCTATCGCAACCTGAAAAGCTTTCAGATTGCCCAACTGGTCTATGATGTGACCGTCCGTTTCTGCGAGCGCTACATCGACCGCTTCAGCCGCACCCGCGACCAGATGGTGCAGGCGGCGCGCAGCGGCGTGCAGAACATCGCCGAAGGAAGCCAGGCTTCCGGCACCTCGAAGAAGACCGAGCTGAAACTGACCAACGTAGCCCGCGCCAGCCTGGAAGAGCTGAAGCTGGATTATGAAGACTTTCTGCGCCAGCATGGGCTGCCGCTCTGGGAGCGGGAAGACCCGCGCCGGAAGGGGTTGGTGGCGCGGCGATGCGGGACGGCGGATGAGGTGGCGGCTTGGTGCAAGGAAGTGCACGGGCAGGGTTTTTGTGGACTTGGTGGACCAAATGGACAGAATGGACGTGATGGACAGTCCAGAGCGTCCACGTCGTCCATGATGTCCACAGCGTCCACAAAAACGCCTGAACCCCACCCCACCTACCCAGAAATTGCTGCCAACGCCGCCCTCACCCTGCTGGCCGTCGCCTGCTCCCTGCTGGACCGCCAGCTTGCCGCCCAAGCTGCGGCCTTTGAAAAAGAAGGGGGCTTCACCGAACGCCTCTACCGCACCCGCAGCCAGGCCAGGAGAAAACCATGACCGTTTTCCGCTTCAACGAAAAATACCTTTCCCAGATCCCAGCCCTGCAACTCCTGATCAACCTGGGCTATGAATATCTCCCCCCAGAGCAGGTCATGAAACAGCGCCAGGGCAAAACCGGCAATGTGCTTCTTGAGGGTATCCTGTGCGACCAGCTGAAACGACTCAACCGCATCAACTACAAAAGCCGCGAATTCCTGTTCAGCGAAGAGAACATCCAGACCGCCG
The window above is part of the Trichlorobacter ammonificans genome. Proteins encoded here:
- a CDS encoding type I restriction-modification system subunit M; this translates as MAEHIDQKDINNAAWAACDTFRGVVDPAQYKDYILVMLFVKYISDVWKSHYEEYRQHYGNDDVRIRRRLERERFVLPFAELKNHETGKVEDRFLADFYSLYERRNAANIGELINIVLDAIEEANKAKLESVFRNIDFNSESNLGKTKDRNRRLKTLLEDFNKQLLDMSPGKVSEDVIGNTYIYLIERFASDSGKKAGEFYTPHKISTLVAKLGRPKQGDRICDPTCGSGGLLIEAAREVNDRNFALFGMESNGSTWALARMNMFLHGADSARIEWCDTLNSPALVENDRLMKFNVVVANPPFSLDKWGAENAESDRYNRFWRGVPPKSKADWAFISHMVESALEKEGRVSVVVPHGVLFRGAAEGRIRQKMIEENLLDAVIGLPGNLFTTTSIPVAILVFDRSREKGGANQGRKDVLFVDASRDYLPGKNQNSLSEEHIQKIVDTVTARQDVDKYAHVASFDEIKENDFNLNIPRYVDTFEEEAEIDIDAVQAEIEQLEGELVTVRAKMAAMLKEIER
- a CDS encoding four helix bundle suffix domain-containing protein, with the translated sequence MGGGEGLIPRHGGYRNLKSFQIAQLVYDVTVRFCERYIDRFSRTRDQMVQAARSGVQNIAEGSQASGTSKKTELKLTNVARASLEELKLDYEDFLRQHGLPLWEREDPRRKGLVARRCGTADEVAAWCKEVHGQGFCGLGGPNGQNGRDGQSRASTSSMMSTASTKTPEPHPTYPEIAANAALTLLAVACSLLDRQLAAQAAAFEKEGGFTERLYRTRSQARRKP
- a CDS encoding restriction endonuclease subunit S — protein: MKKIGDLFDVQLGKMLNEKAKQGNLLPYLANFNVRWGSFDLTRLNEMTFSEKERKKFSLERGDLLMCEGGEIGRCAVWEEAYQPIYFQKALHRLRPLSRGTNAEFYCYFMQYIASKGDLPKLVGETSIAHLTREKLLCLRVPAPPLPEQTAIASLLSIWDLAIEKTERLIAAKEKQYLGLLSRLITNGRYPHSHIREFATEVSRRNSGAAIVQVLSVTNRNGFVLPEDQFERQVASSDLSNYKVVTNGQYAYNPSRINVGSIARLDNWNIGVLSPMYVVFKLDEAKVNSDFFLHWLESHEAKQRISKSAQGSVRETVSFTDLAAIPFPLPFIDQQKQIAAILTTARQEIDLLKKQAEAYRRQKRGLMQRLLTGEWRVKVS
- a CDS encoding virulence RhuM family protein, encoding MTQQQAGEILFYQTEDGRIRLECRFEDESLWLTQAAMAELYQVTPQNVTLHLKAIYEEGELEQTTTCKDYLQVQSEGGREVSRTRKFYNLDAILAVGYRVRSHRGTQFRRWATDRLKEYLVKGFTMDDERLKNPPVAGSAVPDYFDEMLARIRDIRASERRMYLRVKEIFTLAGDYDPSWPETTKFFSVIQNKLHFAATGMTAPELIHSRADHTKANMGLTSFKAGEVRKTDVTIAKNYLTEKEIDELNRIVVMWLDYAEDQARRRKQVFMKDWEQKLDEFLRFNDRRVLENAGSVSKKHAETHARDEYDQFAQRRREHKEAVGEEESIKALEEAARVFGGGQKKVGGGE